A single genomic interval of Odontesthes bonariensis isolate fOdoBon6 chromosome 3, fOdoBon6.hap1, whole genome shotgun sequence harbors:
- the emc3 gene encoding ER membrane protein complex subunit 3: MAEPELLLDSNIRLWVVLPIVFITFLVGVIRHYVSILLQSDKKLTLEQVSDSQVLIRSRILRENGKYIPKQSFLMRKFYFNNQEDGFFKKTKRKVVPPSPMTDPSMLTDMMKGNVTNVLPMILIGGWINWTFSGFVTTKVPFPLTLRFKPMLQQGIELLSLDASWVSSASWYFLNVFGLRSMYSLILGQDNGADQSRIMQEQMSGAAMAMPADTNKAFKAEWEALELTDHQWALESVEEDLMSRELDFDGMFSKELPSGIF; encoded by the exons ATGGCTGAGCCTGAGCTTCTGCTGGACTCCAACATCAGACTCTGGGTGGTGTTGCCCATTGTCTTCATCACTTTTCTTGTTGGGGTGATTCGGCATTATGTCTCAATTCTTCTGCAGAGTGACAAAAAGTTGACGTTAGAGCAAGTCTCTGACAG TCAGGTTCTTATTCGGAGCCGAATTCTTAGAGAAAATGGAAAGTACATTCCGAAACAG TCCTTTTTGATGAGGAAGTTCTACTTCAATAATCAAGAGGATGGATTTTTTAAGAAGACTAAAAGGAAGGTTGTTCCACCGTCTCCCATGACAG ATCCCAGCATGCTGACAGACATGATGAAAGGCAACGTCACCAACGTGCTTCCAATGATCCTCATTGGCGGTTGGATCAACTGGACCTTCTCAGGATTTGTAACAA CCAAGGTTCCCTTCCCTCTCACGCTTCGCTTTAAGCCCATGCTGCAGCAAGGCATAGAGCTGCTCTCACTGGATGCTTCCTG GGTGAGCTCAGCCTCATGGTATTTTCTGAATGTGTTTGGACTTCGAAGCATGTACTCATTAATTTTAGGCCAAGATAATG GTGCGGACCAGTCGAGGATCATGCAAGAGCAAATGAGTGGCGCTGCCATGGCGATGCCCGCTGATACAAATAAAGCTTTCAAA GCTGAGTGGGAGGCACTAGAACTGACTGACCACCAGTGGGCGCTGGAGAGTGTGGAGGAGGACCTGATGAGCAGGGAGCTGGACTTTGATGGCATGTTCAGCAAGGAGCTGCCGAGTGGCATATTCTGA
- the LOC142377142 gene encoding RNA-binding protein 5-like produces the protein MGTDRRISRSERSGRYGTDGRDSRREEPEWYGKRSRDVERDYDRRWVDDRHSDDRHCDERRDRDSPERGPNRRNSDRSDDEYEGDYPEQDYKMDQEEESKTIMLRGLPPNVTEEDIRMALEQLQGPQPVDIRLMKKRAGISRGFAFVEFYHLQDSTRWMETNQNKLVIQGKSIPVHYSNRKQKFENWLCNSCGLYNFRKRVKCYRCGAGKTGESSAGNGPVVESQQPAEFSGDTIILRNIGPLSSVDGILNLLAPYANLSSSNVRLIKDKQTGQNRGFAFVQLSSPLEASQLLTILQSLQPPLKLDGKTVGVDYAKSARKDSAQPEGIRASALSVASTAIAAAQWSSSQLPQSSAASVALPEGYAQQTLGATYQVWPQQPEGLAPAIGDGLLGAAPAMKTLIPAAAAVVLTQAAHVYQPVIISQPAVQTHQLVLQQPAAQQAAGVCTASLVTPASSAAATTACAASTAVATVVPDTSTYQYDESSGYYYDPQSGLYYDPSSQYYYNGETQQYLYWDGEKQEYVPALAESDSSAESAAGPSTTATASSKEPKEKKEKPKNKSAQQIAKDMERWAKSMNKQKESIKSNFQSFGAFKEEDRKESAAADAGFSLFERKIGGFEMPLLMTEQFRLIEQEVSAKADMVAAYNGESDPEDGGMERAADEEGKITDWKRMVCLLCRRQFPTKDALLRHQQLSDLHKQNLEVQRRSRLSEAELEELERKETELKYRDRAAERREKYGIPEPPAPKKKFYQPPATVVNYEQPTKDGLTSDNIGNKMLQAMGWQEGKGLGRHQQGITTPISASLRTKGTGLGIKGSSYELSPSDTYKDAVRKAMFARFTEME, from the exons ATGGGGACTGATAGAAG AATTAGTCGTAGTGAACGTAGTGGAAGATATGGTACGGATGGCAGGGATAGCAGGAGAGAGGAACCAGAGTGGTACGGCAAACGAAGTAGAGATGTGGAGAGGGATTATGATCGACGCTGGGTAGATGATAGGCATAGTGATGATAGACACTGTGATGAACGCAGGGATCGCGACAGTCCAGAG AGAGGCCCGAATCGACGCAACAGTGACCGCTCTGATGATGAATACGAAGGAGATTATCCAGAGCAAGACTACAAAATGGACCAGGAAGAGGAGAGCAAGACTATTATGCTAAGGGGTCTCCCTCCTAATGTGACAGAGGAGGAT ATCCGCATGGCACTCGAGCAGCTCCAGGGACCCCAGCCTGTCGACATACGTTTGATGAAGAAAAGGGCAG GTATAAGCCGAGGTTTCGCCTTCGTGGAGTTTTATCACTTGCAAGATTCTACCCGATGGATGGAGACCAATCAG AACAAGCTGGTGATCCAGGGGAAAAGCATTCCAGTTCACTACAGTAACAGAAAACAGAAGTTTGAAAACTGGCTTTGCAATTCT TGTGGTCTGTATAATTTTCGGAAGAGGGTGAAGTGTTACAGATGTGGAGCAGGAAAAACCG GAGAATCTTCTGCAGGAAACGGTCCGGTCGTAGAGTCTCAACAGCCAGCAGAATTCAGCGGAGACA CAATCATTTTGAGGAACATCGGACCGCTGTCTTCTGTCGACGGGATTCTGAACTTACTGGCACCGTATGCGAACCTGTCCTCCAGCAACGTCCGCCTcattaaagacaaacaaacGGGACAGAACAGAGGCTTTGCCTTTGTCCAGCTCTCGTCTCCCTTG GAGGCTTCTCAACTGCTCACCATTCTCCAGAGCCTTCAGCCACCTCTAAAACTTGATGGAAAAACAGTCGGAGTGGACTATGCCAAGAGTGCTAGAAA aGACTCCGCTCAGCCTGAAGGGATCAGAGCCAGCGCTCTCTCTGTTGCCAGCACGGCCATTGCTGCTGCTCAGTGGTCATCCAGTCAg tTGCCTCAAAGTTCAGCTGCCAGTGTGGCTCTTCCTGAAGGATATGCACAGCAAACGCTG GGGGCAACTTATCAAGTCTGGCCGCAGCAGCCTGAAGGACTGGCTCCTGCCATCGGTGATGGATTACTTGGAG CGGCTCCAGCAATGAAAACTTTAAtccctgcagctgctgctgtggtCCTAACCCAGGCAGCTCATGTCTACCAACCTGTCATCATCAGCCAGCCTGCCGTACAG ACACATCAACTTGTGCTGCAGCAGCCAGCCGCacaacaggctgctggtgtttGCACCGCATCTCTGGTAACGCCAGCATCATCCGCTGCCGCGACAACAGCCTGTGCCGCCTCGACTGCTGTCGCAACAG taGTCCCCGACACATCCACGTACCAGTATGATGAGTCATCGGGTTACTATTACGATCCGCAGAGTGGCCTTTACTACGATCCCAGCAGTCAG TACTACTATAACGGCGAGACACAGCAGTACCTCTACTGGGACGGTGAGAAGCAGGAATACGTTCCCGCTCTGGCGGAATCTGACTCGAGCGCAGAGTCTGCAGCGGGGCCCTCAACCACAGCCACCGCGAGCAGTAAAGAGCCCaaagagaaaaaggagaagCCCAAGAATAAGTCTGCGCAGCAG ATCGCAAAGGACATGGAACGCTGGGCCAAGAGCATGAATAAGCAAAAAGAAAGTATTAAGAGCAACTTCCAAAGCTTTGGAGCTTTTAAAGAAGAAGACAGGAAGGAGTCTGCCGCTGCAGATGCAGGTTTCTCCCTCTTTGAGAGAAAG ATTGGAGGTTTTGAAATGCCTTTACTCATGACTGAGCAATTCAGGCTCATTGAGCAGGAGGTTTCAGCCAAG GCTGATATGGTGGCTGCTTACAATGGGGAAAGTGACCCAGAGGATGGCGGCATGGAAAGAGCAGCAGACGAGGAAGGAAAAATAACAGACTGGAAGAGGATGGTTTGCCTGCTGTGTCGTCGGCAGTTCCCCACCAAAGACGCTCTACTGCGTCACCAGCAGCTCTCTGACCTCCACAAG CAAAACCTGGAAGTTCAGAGAAGGTCGAGGCTTTCAGAGGCTGAGCTGGAGGAGTTGGAGAGAAAAGAGACCGAG ctgAAATACAGAGacagagctgcagagaggaGGGAGAAATATGGAATCCCTGAACCTCCTGCACCAAAGAAGAAGTTTTATCAACCACCCGCCACAGTTGT GAACTACGAGCAGCCCACAAAAGACGGCCTGACGAGCGACAATATCGGGAACAAAATGTTGCAAGCGATGGGCTGGCAGGAGGGTAAAGGTCTGGGGCGCCACCAACAGGGCATCACGACTCCCATCTCA GCTTCTTTAAGGACAAAGGGCACAGGCTTGGGCATTAAAGGAAGCTCCTATGAACTCTCACCGTCCGATACCTACAAGGATGCCGTTCGCAAGGCCATGTTTGCACGCTTCACCGAAATGGAGTGA